One window of Oreochromis niloticus isolate F11D_XX linkage group LG23, O_niloticus_UMD_NMBU, whole genome shotgun sequence genomic DNA carries:
- the LOC109194384 gene encoding cyclin-dependent kinase 4 inhibitor C isoform X2, producing the protein MVFISFNVVKLGDSRVIETLLQAGANPNVPDPSCGLTVTHDAAREGFVDSVRALLTYGADVNIADEKGNLPLHLAASKGHVEVVRLLIGYTENRGVRNNDGLTAEQLARGNSHTDTATFIQNHQ; encoded by the exons gtagTGAAGTTGGGGGACTCCCGGGTCATTGAGACCCTGCTGCAAGCGGGGGCAAATCCAAATGTGCCAGATCCCTCCTGCGGTCTCACCGTGACCCACGATGCCGCTCGTGAAGGATTCGTGGATTCTGTGCGCGCGCTGCTAACATATGGGGCCGATGTTAACATCGCAGATGAAAAAG GTAACCTTCCGCTGCACCTGGCCGCCAGTAAGGGTCACGTGGAGGTTGTCAGGCTACTCATTGGATACACCGAGAATCGCGGCGTACGCAACAATGACGGACTCACCGCCGAGCAGCTCGCGCGCGGCAATAGCCACACGGACACAGCCACGTTCATCCAAAACCATCA